In Peromyscus maniculatus bairdii isolate BWxNUB_F1_BW_parent chromosome 21, HU_Pman_BW_mat_3.1, whole genome shotgun sequence, one DNA window encodes the following:
- the Cbs gene encoding cystathionine beta-synthase isoform X1: protein MPSGTSQCEDGSAVCPQHLDVHSGKGHPEKGPSGDSERVWIRPDTPSKCTWQLGRPMTDSPHYHTALTESPKILPDILWKIGDTPMVRINKISKNAGLKCELLAKCEFFNAGGSVKDRISLRMIEDAERAGTLKPGDTIIEPTSGNTGIGLALAAAVRGYRCIIVMPEKMSMEKVDVLRALGAEIVRTPTNARFDSPESHVGVAWRLKNEIPNSHILDQYRNASNPLAHYDDTAEEILQQCDGKLDMLVASAGTGGTITGIARKLKEKCPGCKIIGVDPEGSILAEPEELNQTEQTAYEVEGIGYDFIPTVLDRAVVDKWFKSNDEESFAFARMLIAQEGLLCGGSSGSAMAVAVKAAQELQEGQRCVVILPDSVRNYMSKFLSDKWMLQKGFMKEELSVKRPWWWHLRVQELSLSAPLTVLPTVTCEHTITILREKGFDQAPVVDKSGAILGMVTLGNMLSSLLAGKVQPSDEVCKVLYKQFKPIHLTDTLGMLSHILEMDHFALVLHEQIQSRDQAWSGVVGGPTDHSSGLSSERQMVFGVVTAIDLLNFVAAREQNRK, encoded by the exons ATGCCTTCAGGGACATCCCAGTGCGAAGATGGCTCAGCCGTGTGCCCCCAGCACCTGGACGTGCACTCAGGGAAAGGGCACCCAGAGAAGGGCCCTTCAGGGGACAGTGAGCGCGTATGGATTCGACCTGATACCCCAAGCAAATGTACCTGGCAGCTGGGCAGGCCCATGACAGACTCGCCACATTACCACACAGCGCT GACAGAATCTCCAAAAATTTTGCCAGATATTCTGTGGAAGATTGGGGACACCCCCATGGTCAGAATCAACAAGATCTCAAAGAATGCAGGACTCAAGTGCgagttgt TGGCCAAGTGTGAGTTCTTCAATGCGGGTGGGAGCGTGAAGGACCGCATTAGCCTTCGGATGATTGAGGATGCTGAGCGAGCTGGGACCTTGAAGCCTGGGGACACAATCATTGAGCCGACTTCTGGGAACACAG GGATCGGGCTGGCTCTGGCAGCTGCTGTGAGGGGCTATCGCTGCATTATCGTGATGCCAGAGAAGATGAGTATGGAGAAG GTGGATGTGCTGCGGGCTCTGGGAGCTGAGATCGTGAGGACACCCACCAACGCCAGGTTCGATTCCCCCGAGTCTCATGTGGGAGTGGCATGGCGACTGAAGAACGAAATCCCCAATTCTCACATTCTGGACCAG TACCGCAATGCGAGCAACCCGTTGGCGCACTACGATGACACGGCCGAGGAGATCCTGCAGCAGTGTGACG ggaAGCTGGACATGCTGGTGGCTTCAGCAGGCACGGGTGGCACCATCACAGGTATCGCCAGGAAGCTGAAGGAGAAGTGCCCTGGCTGTAAA ATCATTGGTGTAGATCCTGAAGGGTCCATCCTTGCGGAGCCTGAGGAGCTGAACCAGACGGAGCAAACAGCCTACGAGGTGGAAGGGATCGGCTATGACTTCATCCCCACAGTCCTGGACAGGGCG GTGGTGGATAAGTGGTTCAAGAGCAATGACGAGGAGTCCTTCGCCTTTGCCCGCATGCTCATCGCCCAGGAAGGACTGCTGTGTG GTGGAAGTTCAGGCAGTGCCATGGCTGTGGCCGTGAAGGCCGCCCAGGAGTTGCAGGAAGGACAGCGCTGTGTGGTCATCCTGCCTGACTCTGTGCGGAACTACAT GTCCAAGTTCCTGAGTGACAAGTGGATGCTACAGAAGGGTTTCATGAAGGAGGAGCTCTCAGTGAAGAGGCCTTG GTGGTGGCATCTGCGTGTTCAAGAGCTGAGCCTGTCAGCACCGCTGACTGTGTTACCCACCGTCACCTGTGAACACACCATCACCATCCTCCGGGAGAAAGGCTTCGACCAGGCGCCCGTGGTCGACAAGTCAGG GGCCATCCTAGGGATGGTGACTCTTGGGAACATGCTGTCATCCCTGCTTGCTGGGAAGGTGCAGCCATCAGATGAAGTCTGCAAAGTCCTCTACAAGCAGTTCAAACCG ATCCACctgactgacacactgggcatgCTCTCCCACATCCTGGAGATGGACCACTTCGCCCTGGTGCTCCATGAGCAGATCCAAT CACGAGACCAGGCCTGGTCAGGAGTGGTGGGGGGGCCCACAG ACCACAGCAGTGGCCTGTCGAGCGAGCGGCAGATGGTGTTCGGGGTTGTCACTGCCATTGACCTGCTAAACTTCGTGGCAGCCCGTGAGCAGAACCGGAAATAG
- the Cbs gene encoding cystathionine beta-synthase isoform X2, translating into MPSGTSQCEDGSAVCPQHLDVHSGKGHPEKGPSGDSERVWIRPDTPSKCTWQLGRPMTDSPHYHTALTESPKILPDILWKIGDTPMVRINKISKNAGLKCELLAKCEFFNAGGSVKDRISLRMIEDAERAGTLKPGDTIIEPTSGNTGIGLALAAAVRGYRCIIVMPEKMSMEKVDVLRALGAEIVRTPTNARFDSPESHVGVAWRLKNEIPNSHILDQYRNASNPLAHYDDTAEEILQQCDGKLDMLVASAGTGGTITGIARKLKEKCPGCKIIGVDPEGSILAEPEELNQTEQTAYEVEGIGYDFIPTVLDRAVVDKWFKSNDEESFAFARMLIAQEGLLCGGSSGSAMAVAVKAAQELQEGQRCVVILPDSVRNYMSKFLSDKWMLQKGFMKEELSVKRPWWWHLRVQELSLSAPLTVLPTVTCEHTITILREKGFDQAPVVDKSGAILGMVTLGNMLSSLLAGKVQPSDEVCKVLYKQFKPIHLTDTLGMLSHILEMDHFALVLHEQIQYHSSGLSSERQMVFGVVTAIDLLNFVAAREQNRK; encoded by the exons ATGCCTTCAGGGACATCCCAGTGCGAAGATGGCTCAGCCGTGTGCCCCCAGCACCTGGACGTGCACTCAGGGAAAGGGCACCCAGAGAAGGGCCCTTCAGGGGACAGTGAGCGCGTATGGATTCGACCTGATACCCCAAGCAAATGTACCTGGCAGCTGGGCAGGCCCATGACAGACTCGCCACATTACCACACAGCGCT GACAGAATCTCCAAAAATTTTGCCAGATATTCTGTGGAAGATTGGGGACACCCCCATGGTCAGAATCAACAAGATCTCAAAGAATGCAGGACTCAAGTGCgagttgt TGGCCAAGTGTGAGTTCTTCAATGCGGGTGGGAGCGTGAAGGACCGCATTAGCCTTCGGATGATTGAGGATGCTGAGCGAGCTGGGACCTTGAAGCCTGGGGACACAATCATTGAGCCGACTTCTGGGAACACAG GGATCGGGCTGGCTCTGGCAGCTGCTGTGAGGGGCTATCGCTGCATTATCGTGATGCCAGAGAAGATGAGTATGGAGAAG GTGGATGTGCTGCGGGCTCTGGGAGCTGAGATCGTGAGGACACCCACCAACGCCAGGTTCGATTCCCCCGAGTCTCATGTGGGAGTGGCATGGCGACTGAAGAACGAAATCCCCAATTCTCACATTCTGGACCAG TACCGCAATGCGAGCAACCCGTTGGCGCACTACGATGACACGGCCGAGGAGATCCTGCAGCAGTGTGACG ggaAGCTGGACATGCTGGTGGCTTCAGCAGGCACGGGTGGCACCATCACAGGTATCGCCAGGAAGCTGAAGGAGAAGTGCCCTGGCTGTAAA ATCATTGGTGTAGATCCTGAAGGGTCCATCCTTGCGGAGCCTGAGGAGCTGAACCAGACGGAGCAAACAGCCTACGAGGTGGAAGGGATCGGCTATGACTTCATCCCCACAGTCCTGGACAGGGCG GTGGTGGATAAGTGGTTCAAGAGCAATGACGAGGAGTCCTTCGCCTTTGCCCGCATGCTCATCGCCCAGGAAGGACTGCTGTGTG GTGGAAGTTCAGGCAGTGCCATGGCTGTGGCCGTGAAGGCCGCCCAGGAGTTGCAGGAAGGACAGCGCTGTGTGGTCATCCTGCCTGACTCTGTGCGGAACTACAT GTCCAAGTTCCTGAGTGACAAGTGGATGCTACAGAAGGGTTTCATGAAGGAGGAGCTCTCAGTGAAGAGGCCTTG GTGGTGGCATCTGCGTGTTCAAGAGCTGAGCCTGTCAGCACCGCTGACTGTGTTACCCACCGTCACCTGTGAACACACCATCACCATCCTCCGGGAGAAAGGCTTCGACCAGGCGCCCGTGGTCGACAAGTCAGG GGCCATCCTAGGGATGGTGACTCTTGGGAACATGCTGTCATCCCTGCTTGCTGGGAAGGTGCAGCCATCAGATGAAGTCTGCAAAGTCCTCTACAAGCAGTTCAAACCG ATCCACctgactgacacactgggcatgCTCTCCCACATCCTGGAGATGGACCACTTCGCCCTGGTGCTCCATGAGCAGATCCAAT ACCACAGCAGTGGCCTGTCGAGCGAGCGGCAGATGGTGTTCGGGGTTGTCACTGCCATTGACCTGCTAAACTTCGTGGCAGCCCGTGAGCAGAACCGGAAATAG
- the Cbs gene encoding cystathionine beta-synthase isoform X3 produces the protein MPSGTSQCEDGSAVCPQHLDVHSGKGHPEKGPSGDSERVWIRPDTPSKCTWQLGRPMTDSPHYHTALTESPKILPDILWKIGDTPMVRINKISKNAGLKCELLAKCEFFNAGGSVKDRISLRMIEDAERAGTLKPGDTIIEPTSGNTGIGLALAAAVRGYRCIIVMPEKMSMEKVDVLRALGAEIVRTPTNARFDSPESHVGVAWRLKNEIPNSHILDQYRNASNPLAHYDDTAEEILQQCDGKLDMLVASAGTGGTITGIARKLKEKCPGCKIIGVDPEGSILAEPEELNQTEQTAYEVEGIGYDFIPTVLDRAVVDKWFKSNDEESFAFARMLIAQEGLLCGGSSGSAMAVAVKAAQELQEGQRCVVILPDSVRNYMSKFLSDKWMLQKGFMKEELSVKRPWWWHLRVQELSLSAPLTVLPTVTCEHTITILREKGFDQAPVVDKSGAILGMVTLGNMLSSLLAGKVQPSDEVCKVLYKQFKPIHLTDTLGMLSHILEMDHFALVLHEQIQWACQSSHVPKGHTGPIHAPGSPHVV, from the exons ATGCCTTCAGGGACATCCCAGTGCGAAGATGGCTCAGCCGTGTGCCCCCAGCACCTGGACGTGCACTCAGGGAAAGGGCACCCAGAGAAGGGCCCTTCAGGGGACAGTGAGCGCGTATGGATTCGACCTGATACCCCAAGCAAATGTACCTGGCAGCTGGGCAGGCCCATGACAGACTCGCCACATTACCACACAGCGCT GACAGAATCTCCAAAAATTTTGCCAGATATTCTGTGGAAGATTGGGGACACCCCCATGGTCAGAATCAACAAGATCTCAAAGAATGCAGGACTCAAGTGCgagttgt TGGCCAAGTGTGAGTTCTTCAATGCGGGTGGGAGCGTGAAGGACCGCATTAGCCTTCGGATGATTGAGGATGCTGAGCGAGCTGGGACCTTGAAGCCTGGGGACACAATCATTGAGCCGACTTCTGGGAACACAG GGATCGGGCTGGCTCTGGCAGCTGCTGTGAGGGGCTATCGCTGCATTATCGTGATGCCAGAGAAGATGAGTATGGAGAAG GTGGATGTGCTGCGGGCTCTGGGAGCTGAGATCGTGAGGACACCCACCAACGCCAGGTTCGATTCCCCCGAGTCTCATGTGGGAGTGGCATGGCGACTGAAGAACGAAATCCCCAATTCTCACATTCTGGACCAG TACCGCAATGCGAGCAACCCGTTGGCGCACTACGATGACACGGCCGAGGAGATCCTGCAGCAGTGTGACG ggaAGCTGGACATGCTGGTGGCTTCAGCAGGCACGGGTGGCACCATCACAGGTATCGCCAGGAAGCTGAAGGAGAAGTGCCCTGGCTGTAAA ATCATTGGTGTAGATCCTGAAGGGTCCATCCTTGCGGAGCCTGAGGAGCTGAACCAGACGGAGCAAACAGCCTACGAGGTGGAAGGGATCGGCTATGACTTCATCCCCACAGTCCTGGACAGGGCG GTGGTGGATAAGTGGTTCAAGAGCAATGACGAGGAGTCCTTCGCCTTTGCCCGCATGCTCATCGCCCAGGAAGGACTGCTGTGTG GTGGAAGTTCAGGCAGTGCCATGGCTGTGGCCGTGAAGGCCGCCCAGGAGTTGCAGGAAGGACAGCGCTGTGTGGTCATCCTGCCTGACTCTGTGCGGAACTACAT GTCCAAGTTCCTGAGTGACAAGTGGATGCTACAGAAGGGTTTCATGAAGGAGGAGCTCTCAGTGAAGAGGCCTTG GTGGTGGCATCTGCGTGTTCAAGAGCTGAGCCTGTCAGCACCGCTGACTGTGTTACCCACCGTCACCTGTGAACACACCATCACCATCCTCCGGGAGAAAGGCTTCGACCAGGCGCCCGTGGTCGACAAGTCAGG GGCCATCCTAGGGATGGTGACTCTTGGGAACATGCTGTCATCCCTGCTTGCTGGGAAGGTGCAGCCATCAGATGAAGTCTGCAAAGTCCTCTACAAGCAGTTCAAACCG ATCCACctgactgacacactgggcatgCTCTCCCACATCCTGGAGATGGACCACTTCGCCCTGGTGCTCCATGAGCAGATCCAAT GGGCCTGTCAATCCAGTCACGTACCCAAGGGACACACAGGGCCGATTCATGCTCCAGGGAGCCCTCACGTTGTGTAG
- the U2af1 gene encoding splicing factor U2AF 35 kDa subunit isoform X3 — MQEHYDEFFEEVFTEMEEKYGEVEEMNVCDNLGDHLVGNVYVKFRREEDAEKAVIDLNNRWFNGQPIHAELSPVTDFREACCRQYEMGECTRGGFCNFMHLKPISRELRRELYGRRRKKHRSRSRSRERRSRSRDRGRGGGGGGGGGGGRERDRRRSRDRERSGRF; from the exons ATGCAGGAGCACTATGATGAATTCTttgag GAAGTCTTCACTGAGATGGAAGAGAAGTACGGAGAGGTTGAGGAGATGAACGTCTGTGATAACCTGGGAGACCACCTGGTGGGGAACGTGTATGTCAAG tttcGACGTGAGGAGGATGCAGAGAAAGCTGTGATCGACTTGAATAACCGTTGGTTTAATGGGCAGCCAATCCATGCAGAGCTGTCCCCAGTGACTGACTTCAGGGAAGCCTGCTGCCGCCAGTATGAGATGGG AGAGTGCACAAGAGGGGGCTTTTGCAACTTCATGCATCTGAAACCCATCTCAAGAGAGCTGCGACGGGAGCTGTATGGGCGCCGGCGTAAGAA GCATAGATCCAGGTCCCGATCCCGGGAACGGCGTTCTCGATCCAGAGACCGTGGGCGTGGTGGCGgcggaggaggtggaggtggtggaggacgAGAGCGTGACAGGAGGCGGTCGAGAGACCGAGAGAGATCTGGGCGATTCTGA